A DNA window from Cydia pomonella isolate Wapato2018A chromosome 18, ilCydPomo1, whole genome shotgun sequence contains the following coding sequences:
- the LOC133527652 gene encoding general odorant-binding protein 1-like — MARSVLLSFVLLAMAVKKIEPSSDTMKTITSGFLKVLEECKQELNLQGHVISDLYHYWKEDYSLLNRDTGCAIICMSKKLDLIDSSGKLHHGNTQEFATRHGAASEVASKLVEILHACEKTHEAIEDECMRALEIAKCFRTDIHQLNWAPKMDVIITEVLTEM; from the exons atggcGAGATCTGTCCTGCTCTCTTTTGTATTATTAGCCATGGCTGTGAAAAAGATAGAACCGTCATCGGACACTATGAAGACCATAACATCAGGGTTCCTAAAAGTACTTGAGGAATGCAAACAGGAG CTAAACCTCCAAGGGCACGTGATAAGTGACTTGTACCACTACTGGAAGGAGGACTACTCCCTCCTGAACCGGGATACAGGCTGCGCCATCATTTGTATGAGCAAGAAATTGGATCTAATCGATTCAAGTGGGAAACTTCATCATGGAAATACTCAGGAGTTTGCCACCAGGCATGGCGCTG CAAGTGAAGTAGCCTCAAAGCTAGTTGAAATCCTCCACGCCTGCGAAAAGACCCATGAAGCCATAGAGGACGAATGTATGAGAGCGCTGGAGATCGCCAAATGCTTCCGCACCGACATACACCAGCTCAACTGGGCGCCGAAGATGGACGTTATTATTACTGAAGTACTTACTGAAATGTAG